AAGGAGGCTGTATGCCCGATAGGTTAAAAGGTCTCTTAATCGTAATATCCGCTCCTTCCGGAACAGGAAAGACAACGTTGTGTCAGATGCTTCTTGATGAGTTTAAAAACTTAGAGTTTTCGATATCTTACACGACAAGGAAACCACGAAAC
The Desulfurobacteriaceae bacterium DNA segment above includes these coding regions:
- a CDS encoding guanylate kinase: MPDRLKGLLIVISAPSGTGKTTLCQMLLDEFKNLEFSISYTTRKPRN